The nucleotide sequence ACATGCTCCCTGATAGTCTTCTTCAAGACTGTCACCAATATGCCAGGCAAACTCAGGCAGACAATTGTGTTTTTGAAGGGCGATCGCAAAGATTTTCGAATCCGGTTTTGCCGCCCCTGCCTCCGTCGAGATGGTGATGGATGAAAAAAACGTGCTCAGATCAAGCGCCTGCAATACGGAATAAAGACGCGAATCAAAGTTAGACAACACCCCCAGTTGGATTCCTGACCTCTGCCACCGCTCCAGGGCAGGACAGACATCGGGGTAAAGAACCCAGGGGTCAGCCGTTGCGAAATGGGCGTAGAGATGGGCAAAGAAGTCATCAAAGTTGGGGAATAAATCAAAAGCACCAGCTTGCTTAAAGGTGTCCGCTGCGATCGCCCGCCACCAGGCAAACTCCTTTGCCCGCAACTCAACCGGATCAGTTTCTGTGAACACAGATGGGGCAGAGGCTTTGAATACCTGAAAAAAAAACTGGTTGAGCACTGGAGCAGATACTTCGACGCCAAACTGACGCGCCACTGCCCCATAGATATCTCCCACACTACCCCGAACCCCAAACAGCGTCCCAACCGCATCCAGGAAAATCACCTCTGGGAACTGTTGATCTTTGCTCATACCATTTTGGATTTGGGATTTGGAATCTTAGCCTGACGGCTCAATTATCTTCCGCTAAAGCCTGACTAATAAAGTCGGCTCAAGACATAATCAGCCAGTTTCACCAACGCCTGACGTGAAGCAGAAGAGGGCAAATCCTCCAGGTGTTTAACGGCCAGGTGAGTATGATGAGTTGCCAGTTCCCGCGATCGCTCAATGCCACCACTATCCCGGACCAGCGCCACGGCCTGCTCCAGATCGCCAGGCTGGGCAAACTCCCGCTCAATCAACACTTCCAGATAGGGCTTGTTTTCCAGGGCATAGAGAACCGGGGCAGTCAGGTTGCCACTCTTTAAATCGGAGCCAGCAGGCTTGCCCAGCGCCTCGGTTGAGCCAGTAAAGTCAAGAATATCATCAATAATCTGGAATGCCAGCCCCAGATGACGACCATAGTTGAACATGTCCTCTATCAGGTTGATGGAAGACTCGCTCAAAACGGCTGCGGCTTTAGAACTATTGGCAATCAGGCTGGCCGTTTTGTAATAGCTCTTTTGCAGGTATTCCTCAATCGAAAGATGGGTGACAAAGCGGTTCAGCCCCTGCTGAATTTCTCCTTCCGCCAGATCCATAATTACCTGGGACAGCAGTTTCACCACTTCCAGATTGTCCAAATTGGCCAGATACCAGGAGGACTGAGCAAACAGAAAATCTCCCGCCAGAACCGCAATGCGATTGCCAAAACTGCTGTGAACCGTGGGAACCCCTCGTCGTAATTCTGCTTCATCCACCACATCATCATGAACCAGACTGGCAGTGTGAATCATTTCTGTGATTTCTGCCAGCCTCCGATGACGGGTAGTGATGTCCTGCCCCATCATCGTGGCTCTTGAAACCAGGAGCACGATCGCAGGTCTGACACGTTTTCCCTTTGCCCCAAACAGGTGCTCTGCCGCTGCATACAGAACCGGATGGCGAGCACCAATCAAGTTCTTAAGATTCTCTGTCAGAATGCTCAGATCGGCTTCGACAGGAGAGAAAAGGGAAGTAGCTGAAGTCATGGATTTCCGACTCAGACAGAGTAAAGTAACAAAATTTTAAATAATCTCCATCTATTTTAAGATAACCCCCCGCCTGTAGACATAAAACTTCTTGAGTTGAGAATCAATAATCGCTGTCACGATCTATTGTCTTCGTGTTAGCTTTTAAGTAAGGATTGCAACAACTTACATCTCTGGATAACCCGGATCTGAGCCATCATCAGATTTGAGTATCCAGTTCATTAGAGCAACGCAGGCTATCGCTGAGGACTTGGCGCTTAGGTCAGCCTTTGTTATTCGGGGTATTGGATGTTGAGATGTTCCATTTCAGGAATGTGCTTCAGCTAAGTACCCATGGGAAGGTTTGAGTAAAGCGCAGGGCGATAGGCTACAGGTTCAGTTCTGAAATCCTTTACTGGTTGGAATCTGGCTTTACCCGGATTCTGGTTCAGATCTGTCAAATTTAGCCAGATCTGAAGGAAAGGATCAGGCAAAAACCTGAAATTAGTTCAACCTGGTTATCTGAGACAAGCAGACTTTCTGAGAGCAAATCTTAGAGCCGTTTGCTATGTAAGCGCTGCTGTGACGAACTGCACCCTGTCCAGTTCGTTGCTGGTGATTAACACGAATCTTTTATCTGCCCATCCCACCCTGGCTTTGCCCGTCTCCGCGCCATGATCAGCTCTCATATTCCATTACTCATTCCAATTTCTGCAGCGGCTTACCTCCTAGTGATTTATCTATTGCTGGCTCTGGCCCAGCGCGTCAGTCGCCTGCCGCGAGCAAGGGAGTAGAAAAGGGGGCACAGGTCACGGATGCTCCATGCCCCGGCTGCCCCTTCTTTCTCTACTCTTTTATTCAACCGCTTCTAGCTGAGCTGGTTGGGGAACCAGGGCTGGCAGGGTGATTGTTTCCACAATTGGAGCATAGCCCAGCCATTGGGCAGCAAGCTGGATAAAAGGTTGGGGATTGCCACTGACACAAAAGCGCGTAGGAACAGGGGGACGTAGATTTTTCAGCCCCAGCAAGTCTAGTTCTTGAGCCGCCGCGGCAACAACATGAATGGCTGGATCGATGCGTTTGACCGATTGCGGCAGGATTCGCTGCAAAATCGGAGCCAGATAGGGATAATGGGTGCACCCATAAATCAGGGTATCGATCTGGCGTTGCAAGAGGGGTTCCAGATATTCCTGTGCCACGGAAACGGTATAGGGGTCATCCAGTCGATTTTGTTCAATTAATGGGACAAATTCTGGACATCCTACCTGCCAGACCCGGGCACTGGGGGCAACTTCTAAAATTGCCTGCCGGTAAGCGTTGCTGGCAGCCGTTGCTGGCGTTGCAATAACTCCAATCCGCTGTCCCTGCTGGACAGCCGCCCGTGCTCCGGGCAAGATTAGCCCCAGAATGGGGATATTAAATTCGCTCCGGACAACTTCCAACGCCAGGGCAGAACTGGTGTTGCACGCCATAATGACCATCTTTGCGCCCTGCTGTACCATCCAGTTCAAGATCTCACGGACAAATTGCAGGATTTGGGCTTGCGATCGCGTCCCATAGGGTAACCGTGCCGTATCTCCAAAGTAGATGACAGACTCGTAGGGAAGCTGGCGATAAAGCTCCCGAAGCACAGTCAACCCACCGACTCCACTGTCAAACACCCCAATCGGAGCCGAATTCTGGCTCATGATTGGCAGATGATTGTCTGCAAAGCGATTTCCCACCACTCCTCACACCTCCAGGTAAATTACGAACATTGAACATTGAAAATTCCACCACACAGCGTCTAGGATCGAGCCATCCTCTGAATGTACTGTAAGATACCGCGAGCAATTGCGGCAGCCATCTGACTCCGGTAAGACGGGTTGGATAGGCGGGCAGCATCGTCGCGCCCGGTCACAAACCCGACTTCCACCAGCACCGAAGGCATTGAGGTTCTCCGCAGAACGTAGAACCTGGCTGTTCTGACACCGCGATCGTTAATGCCGGTTCCTTCCAGGACACTGTTGTGAATCGCTCGTGCCAGATCGGCACCACTGTTGTAATAATACGTTTCTAACCCATTCACATCTGGACGACTCATATCAATCGAATTGGCATGGATACTCACAAATACCGTTGCCCGTGCCTGTTCCGCCATTTGTACGCGGGGTTCCAAATCCAGGTCAACATCGTTGCTGCGCGTTAATACGGCCTGTACCCCCTGTCTCTCCAGGAGGCTGGCAACCTGGGTGCTAATATCCAGCACAATGTCCTTCTCCCGCAAGCCCCCAATGCCAACGGCACCGGGATCAGGTCCTCCATGCCCAGGATCGACGACCACGACAATCCGCCCATTTGGAATTTGAGCGACTGTTGGCAACGGTGTATTGGGACGGGGTACCATTACAGAACTGGTTGGACCTGACTGCTGGGGTGCTCTGGTAAGCTGAGGACGCTGTAGCTGCAAAGCCAGGGTTTGCAGCGTGGGTTGATTCAAGTCCCCAATTTGAACTCCGGCAGATGGTTGCACCAGAACCACAACTGTATTGGCATCCTCCTGGCGCAGGCGCACCTGTAAAATGGGACTTCTGGCATCCAGTTGCGGCCCTTTCACCTGGTTTGCGAGCCGCGCTGACCGAATCGTAATTCGGTAGGCATTGGTTCTTCGATCCCAACCAGACTCATATTTCAACGCCTGGTTTGCCCGAATCACAAGCTGGCTGCCACCAGCTTCAATTTGCACTGATTCCACAACAGCCATCTGGTTTTGAGCCAGGGATGGAGATTTTGGGGCGATCGCAGAACGGGGACTTTCACTGGCAATTTTAGATGGTTGCCGATTGATCAATCCGCCTGCGGTGATTGGGGGCAGGGTCGGGACAACCACATCCCCTCCACCTGGGGCACTGGTTCCAGGAATTGAGTCTGTTTGAGTGGGGGACAAACGACCGGCGGATGGAACCAGTTGGGGAGTGAATGGTTGGGGTTGGGGAATCTGGACTTCCCACTGACGAGCCGTGGTTCCCCGAAAACGCACCTGAGCAGGATCGAGAGTATAACCCGGTGCCAGTTCCACCACAATCCGGGCAGTTTCCTGGTTAAATTGACCAAAGCGAACCGAGCGAATCGGGCTATTGCCAACCGGATGGTTGAAGGAAGGTCGCCCCAGGGTAATTCCAGGCAGGTCAATCACTAAGCGGGTTGGGTCAGCAAGGAGTTGGGCAGTCGGCTGCACATCTTGATCGGTTGTGAATTCCAGCCTGTTCTGGACGTTATCAAATCGCCAGGATGCGAGCCGGGATGCCAAAGCGGGGGCTGGAAGCAAGCACAGGGAAGCCGCAACCAGTAGGGCAGAAGAGTAATGTTTCACAATGGCGTGCAGGGAACGGAAACCAGTAAACAGCAACCAGAGGCATTTCATAGCCAGCTCTCCCTATCAACCATGACTGGATGCATCGGGGGGAGAAAAAACCTGACTGTAGAAGTTAAGTGTCATAAGCGATCGCTCCTGGTTCTGCTGCGACAAACTTCGAGCATCTCCAGCGGTTAGTAAGGGTTATTAACGAAAACTGCTGTAAGAATATACTCGATGTCTGGTTTGAGCGATCGGGAAATTCATGTTTCCTGCTAATTTGCCGTTCCTACTTTGTTGCCGTCCCTACTTTGCCTCTGGTTCAGCCTGCTCCAGTTCCACCAGGTCAGAGGGGGGGACTAACGAAACGGCTTCGGTTCTGGCATCCTGTAGCGCAGGCGCTTCTGAGGTTCCACTCAATTCCCTGGAAAACACAACTCTCAGCAATGGAGGAGCCAGAAACGTGGTCAGAATCACCATCACAATAATGGCTGCTTCCAGCGATTTACTGAGCACACCACTGGAAGAACCGACCGCCGCAAACACCAGCCCAACCTCGCCTCGCGGCACCATGCCCACCCCAATTGCCAGCCGATTAATCCCCGGCTGGCCAAACACAGCCAGTCCAGTAACCACTTTGCCCACAAATGCCAC is from Leptothermofonsia sichuanensis E412 and encodes:
- the sds gene encoding solanesyl diphosphate synthase, with product MTSATSLFSPVEADLSILTENLKNLIGARHPVLYAAAEHLFGAKGKRVRPAIVLLVSRATMMGQDITTRHRRLAEITEMIHTASLVHDDVVDEAELRRGVPTVHSSFGNRIAVLAGDFLFAQSSWYLANLDNLEVVKLLSQVIMDLAEGEIQQGLNRFVTHLSIEEYLQKSYYKTASLIANSSKAAAVLSESSINLIEDMFNYGRHLGLAFQIIDDILDFTGSTEALGKPAGSDLKSGNLTAPVLYALENKPYLEVLIEREFAQPGDLEQAVALVRDSGGIERSRELATHHTHLAVKHLEDLPSSASRQALVKLADYVLSRLY
- a CDS encoding HAD-IA family hydrolase; translated protein: MSKDQQFPEVIFLDAVGTLFGVRGSVGDIYGAVARQFGVEVSAPVLNQFFFQVFKASAPSVFTETDPVELRAKEFAWWRAIAADTFKQAGAFDLFPNFDDFFAHLYAHFATADPWVLYPDVCPALERWQRSGIQLGVLSNFDSRLYSVLQALDLSTFFSSITISTEAGAAKPDSKIFAIALQKHNCLPEFAWHIGDSLEEDYQGACRAGMRGIWLRRNG
- the murI gene encoding glutamate racemase; this translates as MVGNRFADNHLPIMSQNSAPIGVFDSGVGGLTVLRELYRQLPYESVIYFGDTARLPYGTRSQAQILQFVREILNWMVQQGAKMVIMACNTSSALALEVVRSEFNIPILGLILPGARAAVQQGQRIGVIATPATAASNAYRQAILEVAPSARVWQVGCPEFVPLIEQNRLDDPYTVSVAQEYLEPLLQRQIDTLIYGCTHYPYLAPILQRILPQSVKRIDPAIHVVAAAAQELDLLGLKNLRPPVPTRFCVSGNPQPFIQLAAQWLGYAPIVETITLPALVPQPAQLEAVE
- a CDS encoding N-acetylmuramoyl-L-alanine amidase, whose translation is MKCLWLLFTGFRSLHAIVKHYSSALLVAASLCLLPAPALASRLASWRFDNVQNRLEFTTDQDVQPTAQLLADPTRLVIDLPGITLGRPSFNHPVGNSPIRSVRFGQFNQETARIVVELAPGYTLDPAQVRFRGTTARQWEVQIPQPQPFTPQLVPSAGRLSPTQTDSIPGTSAPGGGDVVVPTLPPITAGGLINRQPSKIASESPRSAIAPKSPSLAQNQMAVVESVQIEAGGSQLVIRANQALKYESGWDRRTNAYRITIRSARLANQVKGPQLDARSPILQVRLRQEDANTVVVLVQPSAGVQIGDLNQPTLQTLALQLQRPQLTRAPQQSGPTSSVMVPRPNTPLPTVAQIPNGRIVVVVDPGHGGPDPGAVGIGGLREKDIVLDISTQVASLLERQGVQAVLTRSNDVDLDLEPRVQMAEQARATVFVSIHANSIDMSRPDVNGLETYYYNSGADLARAIHNSVLEGTGINDRGVRTARFYVLRRTSMPSVLVEVGFVTGRDDAARLSNPSYRSQMAAAIARGILQYIQRMARS